The proteins below come from a single Aphanothece sacrum FPU1 genomic window:
- a CDS encoding 4-hydroxybenzoate solanesyltransferase has protein sequence MVIQSQLNTEPTWLTIIRLLRWDKPAGRFILMIPALWAIFLAARGIPPLPLVGVIILGTLATSAMGCVINDLWDRNIDPQVERTRTRPLASRALSVKVGIGIAAIALGCAAILAFYLNSLSFWLCVAAVPVIVGYPLAKRIFPIPQLVLSLAWGFAVLISWTAVTGNIEGATWVLWGATIFWTLGFDTVYAMSDREDDQKIGINSSALFFGKYAAEAVGVFFATTAGLFAYLGVIMPLSVGYWIAWGIALVGWVIQYIRLSSPEIPMSTYGEIFGQNVWQGFVLLGGIILSKIWV, from the coding sequence ATGGTGATTCAATCCCAACTTAACACCGAACCCACATGGTTAACCATTATTCGTCTGCTACGATGGGATAAACCGGCCGGACGGTTCATTTTGATGATTCCCGCATTATGGGCTATTTTTTTAGCTGCGCGGGGTATTCCTCCCTTACCCTTAGTCGGGGTTATTATTTTAGGAACCCTAGCCACAAGTGCCATGGGATGTGTTATTAATGATTTGTGGGACAGAAATATTGACCCCCAAGTGGAACGAACCCGCACCCGTCCCTTAGCTTCCCGTGCGCTATCCGTTAAAGTGGGCATAGGAATCGCCGCGATCGCATTAGGATGTGCAGCTATTCTAGCATTTTATCTCAATTCCCTGAGTTTTTGGCTATGTGTGGCGGCGGTTCCCGTGATTGTGGGTTATCCTTTAGCTAAGCGAATTTTTCCCATTCCTCAATTGGTGTTATCCTTGGCCTGGGGATTTGCCGTTTTGATTAGTTGGACGGCAGTAACGGGCAATATAGAGGGTGCTACTTGGGTATTATGGGGAGCAACCATCTTTTGGACATTGGGGTTTGATACAGTTTACGCCATGTCTGATCGAGAAGATGATCAAAAAATTGGCATTAATTCTAGTGCCTTATTTTTCGGGAAATATGCCGCCGAAGCAGTGGGGGTCTTTTTTGCCACTACAGCCGGATTATTCGCTTATTTGGGGGTAATAATGCCTCTCAGTGTGGGATATTGGATCGCTTGGGGAATCGCTTTAGTGGGATGGGTGATACAATATATTCGTTTGAGTTCTCCTGAAATTCCTATGTCTACCTATGGCGAGATTTTTGGTCAAAATGTTTGGCAGGGGTTTGTTCTATTAGGAGGAATTATTTTATCAAAGATTTGGGTTTAA
- a CDS encoding SDR family NAD(P)-dependent oxidoreductase, giving the protein MFHYQGKTALITGASSGIGEVFAKNLAKRGMNLILVARSEEKLRMLARDLHELYNVSTEVIVADLSRENVAFDIFKTVEQMQLTVDMLINNAGFLNYDPFEQIGIQQDHNQIMVNVTALVDLTHLFIPGMLAKGDGSIINLSSSGAFQPMPYMAVYGATKAFVLSFSEALWAEYQNRGLRVLALCPGPTSTGALVKIFDDGGATPPLQVVTEALKALEAGRSYVIPGLKNYFLANVIPRLLPRSMMVQLLKRITHPRKLLD; this is encoded by the coding sequence ATGTTCCATTATCAAGGCAAGACCGCGTTAATCACTGGAGCATCCTCTGGAATCGGTGAAGTATTTGCAAAAAATCTGGCTAAACGAGGTATGAACCTTATTTTGGTCGCCCGCAGTGAAGAAAAACTCCGAATGTTAGCTAGAGATCTTCATGAACTTTATAATGTCAGCACTGAAGTTATTGTTGCTGATCTCAGTCGTGAAAATGTTGCTTTCGATATTTTTAAGACTGTCGAACAAATGCAGCTAACAGTGGATATGCTAATTAATAATGCCGGGTTTCTTAATTATGATCCCTTTGAGCAAATTGGAATTCAACAAGATCACAACCAGATAATGGTCAACGTTACAGCTTTAGTTGATTTAACTCATCTATTTATTCCTGGAATGCTTGCCAAAGGAGATGGATCTATAATCAACCTTTCTTCTAGTGGTGCTTTTCAGCCTATGCCTTATATGGCAGTTTATGGCGCAACTAAAGCATTTGTTCTCTCATTTAGTGAAGCTCTTTGGGCAGAGTATCAAAATCGAGGATTACGAGTGTTAGCCCTTTGTCCTGGACCGACTTCCACGGGAGCATTAGTCAAAATATTTGACGATGGAGGGGCCACTCCACCATTGCAAGTGGTGACAGAAGCGTTAAAAGCTTTAGAAGCAGGGCGCAGTTATGTTATTCCAGGACTAAAAAATTATTTTTTGGCCAATGTTATTCCTCGTCTGTTACCCCGCAGTATGATGGTACAACTTTTAAAACGAATTACTCACCCTCGAAAGTTACTCGATTAA